The DNA sequence CAGCAGCATGATTCGGGCGAGGTGCTAATGGTCGCCTGGATGAACGCAGATGCGGTCCGCGAGACACTGAAAACGAGTCAGGTCTGCTACTGGTCGCGCTCCCGATCGAGCCTTTGGCGAAAGGGAGAAAGCAGCGGGCAGACACAGCGACTGGTTGGAATGCGGATCGACTGCGACGGAGATTGCCTGCTGCTGCTGGTCGATCAGAAAGGCGTCGCCTGTCATACCGGCCGCAGATCCTGCTTCTATCGCGAGGTGGGCACGCAGGGCCCGGAGATCATACATGGCGTGCAGACGGACCCCGCGAGCCTTTACGGTTCCGCGTGATCCCGACCGGCGCGCACCACTGGACCCGCTACCCTGCACACCCCGTCATCGGCTTTCAATTGCGGCGACCATGCGGTCGTGAATGATACGCACCGTCTCGCGCGAGATGTCATCCCCGGACAGTGCCTCTGCCGCGCTGTCCGACAGATGCCGAGGAAGAATGACGTAGCCCGCGCCCTCCAGCGCCTCGATTGCCGCCGATGCCTCACGTCTGGTCGCCTCGCGGGCGTCGTGCTTCGCCACGGCCCACCAACCTTTACCGCCGATCGCCTGCCCGATTGCCTGGGCCATGGCCTCGGTTAGTGCCTTGCGATCTACCATCATCGCGATGCTGCCCCACCCGGATTGTTCGAGATTGTTCGGTTCCAAACGGCGCGATGTCGCGCCCGGATTACCAGTTAGATGGGGCTACAACTCGTTGACGCAACAGCAGAACCGGGAAAGACGGAAGTTTCGATCTGCGATCAGAAGCAGGTGCGGTGGTGACCCCGGCGTGATTCGAACACGCAACCGTTCGCTTAGAAGGCGAATGCTCTATCCGATTGAGCTACGGGGCCTCGCTACAAGCCACATCTCGACGCCATGGACCCTCACCGTTGTAACTGCGAGTCCGTGCGGAAACAAGACCGTGATGTGGGCGTATGTCAGGTATCGGGAGCGTCAGGCTGTCGGGCGTCGCTTGAAGTTGTCAGCGTAATTGCGCGGAACAACGCGGCGTTGATGTTCGGGCTCCACAGTATAAGAAAGCCCCTTACGCTCAGCGAATGCGATTGCATCTTCTTTGGTTTCGAAGCGCAGCGTTACCTGATTGAGCGTGTCGCCAGCGGACACCCAACCCATCAAGGGTTCCGGTCGCCTTGGTGTCGCGGGTTCGTATTCCAGTACCCAGGATTTGGTCTTTCCGCGACCCGACTGCATCGTCGTCTTGGCCGGCTTGTAGATTCGCACGTTTGCAGTCATCCCGACACCCGAACTCCGACGTAAATAGGCCGACGCGATGCGCTCATCATCAGCCAACCCTTCATTGGATCCGCAATTCCCGGCAGCCGCGTGCTGACGGCGAAACCAGTGGTCGGGGCGGACGGATTCGAACCGCCGACATCCTGCTCCCAAAGCAGGCGCGCTACCAGGCTGCGCTACGCCCCGATCCCGGTACCGCGCGGAAACTAGGCGGTTGAGACGCGTCTTGCAAGAGCCGTGATTGGCAGAAATGGGAACAAATGCGAATGACGTGACGCAATCGCGTCACGTATGCGTCACGCCATGTTCATGTTGGGTTCTAAGTTTGCGGGAGCGAACTTAGTCGGGCTATGTCATTCTGGGCAAGCCTACGGATCAGCAACATGACCATCCTGATGCTTCTCCGTCGGATGGGCCGTGTCGGTCTGGTGGTGCATGGCTTCCGCTCGACGCTTCGGGTTTCGGTCGCCGAGACGACCAGCTATCCCTCCGACATCGCCGAACATGCCCTGGCCCACATTGTCGGCCCGGCGGTCGAGCGCGCCTATCGGCGCGGTGGCGGTTTCAAGAAACGACAGGCCCTAATGCGGATTGGGCTGAAAACGGTATAACGGGGCCACGATGGTCGCAGTGATCTGGGAAATCATCATCCAGGGGCGGCGGTGTCGGCATAGCCGACACTTACACCGCAGAAAGAGCGAATGGGCAGATAAACCACTTCTCGACCCGCATACCGCGTTTATAGTATCTTATACACTGGCGCTGATTGACAGAGATCGCAGGCGTATTGCAGGAGATTGAATATTTCTTCTAATAATTCGCGTGATTTAGATGCCTATTATCGTTATGATCATCAACAGACAAATCACTATAGAAGGCAGTTGGCAACATGAATAACTACAGTGAAACAAAAAGTTTGTTGCGCTTCATAGAAAATCTCGGATGGTTATCTGTTGTAATTGGTATCTCTCTTATAATATATGCAATAGCTTCTATTAATAGCCAGAGTGGAGCCTACGTTGCGCTTGTTTCATCATACATCACATTCGGAATAATATGTATTTCAACTGGAATAATTCACGTTGCTGTTGTCAGGGTTGGTTTAGCTATAATCGATAATGCAGAACATACTGGTAAAATTCTTTCGATATTAAGCAAACAAAGTTCTGCAATGGACGGATCTTTACATGAGAGTACCGAAAGCAATCAACATGAGGGCGAGATTATTAACAAAGAAGATATACCAGAGGGTTCTAGATTATATCACAATAAAATCATCCATTCTATAGACAATAAATATTGCGTGGATGGGAATTATTTCTCGACACTCGGTATGGCGAAAGAGTATATAAAAAACAACATTTAGATGCCGATAGGGCAATGTTTTGTGTGCCCCTTAACATTTACTGAAGCCTCTGTGTGGAGTATCTAGCTAGATCGGTTAATACCAATTCCTTCCACACGCCATCAGTTATTCGACTACCATTTTAGATGCAATGGAATCGGCCTTCATCTCCGGCAGTCGGGAGGAACGCCGCAGTAGCCACTCCGACGTCCTCCCTGTGCATTTACGATGATAGCCGAGCCTCGACCAGTTCACGCACGCCGGCTTCGGACAATCCAAGCCGACGGGCGGAATCGGGAACATGGTCGAGGACATAATTGACGGCCTCGGCCGTTGCGCGGCTGCGGACGTCGATCCGCTCGATGTCTTCGCCCTTGCCACGGGCATTGGCGATCGCGCGGCGGGCGCCCCAGGATGCGGCTTCCTGGACGCGGCGGGCGAGGGTATCCTCGACCCGCACGCCGACCAGCTCGCCGGCGCGCTTGATCAGCCAGCCGGCCGCGGTACTGACGCCGGCGACGCCGAGCGTGATGGCCAGATCGATGACAGGGGCCAGGTCGACTTCGGTCATGGTCTTTCCTTTTGAGGTAACATTTTCAGATGAGGGTTCACGGTGGTTTGCCGGTTCGGCCTACCCACCGGCGAATCGACGAGGCCTGCTGCGGCCGGTGATTGCGTTTGTCGGCGGATGCGATCAGCGCTATAGGGGCGACGGCGAGACCGTCACCAGGAACGGCCCCCGGCAGGCCCCGTCACGCCAACGATCGAGGTAAGGATGAACTGTCGCCGCGGATCGTCCGGGCGTGATCGCCGGCCGTGTGCCGACGACGTGGCCCGGTTCGAGGGTCTCGGCGCCGTCGTGATCGGCGGCGAGACGGTCTATTTCGACACGGAGCGCCGGCCGATCCGGGCCGGCGACCGCGTAGTCGCGTGCATTCGTCTCGGGACCGACGAGACGACGGTGCTTTGTGTCGGTGATGCCGTCGACGGAGAAGATCCGGCTGGCGAGCTTGCCGATATCAGGGTCATCGGCGGCGGCGTGGCGCCCGGCCGGATCCTCGGCCGCCTGGTCCCTGCGGTTCAGGCCATCAAGTAGCAGTTCCAGTTCGTCGAAATCTCGGTGCGGGACGGTCAGACATTGCTGATGATCAGTTCGCACGCTGGCGCGGTGCTGCCGGTCGCCTTGACGCTGTATCGGGTCGCGACGGTTTCCTGTTCGAAGCCGGCGAAGATCTCGCGCAGCGCCGGCCTGTCATTGAGGGACAGCAGGAACCGGCCCTGGATCGCGGCCAGGATTTCGGCCAGCCGGGCGAAGTCGTCGCGGCCGAACATCCCCTTGCCGTAATCCGTCTCGCAGCCCCAATAGGGCGGGTCGAGATAGAACAGCGTGCCCGGCCGGTCGTAGCGCGGGATGAACCGGTCATAGGGCAGGCATTCCACCGTCACGCCGGCGAGCCGGGCGTGGACGTCCTCCAGCATCGGCCCCAGCCGGGTCAGGTCGAACCGACCGGGGCGTTGGGGCGTCACACCGAAGGTCCGGCCGGCCACCTTGCCGCCGAAGGCAGTGGCTTGCAGATAGAGGAACCGGGCCGATCGCTCCAGGTCTGTCAGGGTCTTCGGGTCTGTGGCGGTCAGCCGGTCGAACTCGGCCCGGGTCGTGATCTGGAACCGGATCATGTCGCGGAACGCCGGATAGTGGCGCTGGATCACCCGGAAGAAGGTCGCCACGTCGCGGCTGTAATCATTGATCACCTCGGCCTTGGGCGCCGAGCGGCGGCGCAGGAACACCCCGGCCATGCCGACAAAGGCCTCGGCATAGGTGGTGTGGGGGATCGTCTCGATGCGCTCGGTCAGGCGCCGGGCGAGGTTGCGCTTGCCGCCCAGATAGGGCGCGACCGGCAGGGTCGGGGTGACCGGCCGCATGTCGTCGAAGGCGGTATCGCCGGTGGCTTTGGAATTCATGGTCTCTCTCGGGGTTCAGGCACAAAAAAACCCGCCGGAGGGCGGGCGGATGGGTCGTTCGTGTGGAAGGGGGATCAGCCGGCGACCGCGATGGCTTCGGCCGCGCGGCGGGCGGCGACGGTGCGGCGGGCCCAGCCTAGCCCGAAGGTGCCGAAATGGCCGAGCTGGCCGTAATAGTGCAGCCGTCTGGCGGTGATCTCGTCCAGTATCGCCGGGTCATCGCCTTCACGGCGGGCATAGCTGACCGTCTGCGGCCCGATCTTGCCGTCGACGATGGCGCCGACGGTTTGTTGCAGGATCCGTACCGCCCGGTCCGGGCCGGCGTTGACGCCCATGTCGAAAGTGATCAGCGCCACTGCCGGCGTCAGCTCGTCGCCCAGCAGCGCCTGCCAGTAATCGTCGCGATAGATTGCCCGGACGGTGGCGCCCGGGATCGCCTTCAGCTCGTCGACCGTGGGCGTATGGTGACCATGCCGGCGCGCCCACCGGCGGAAGGTCGCCAGCGTGATGCCTTGGTTCGTGGCACCGCCAGGATCCTCGGGATGGTTGACGAAGCCGCCCTCGTGGTCGAGCACGAAGGCCAGCGCGGAATCGAAGGGCGTCATGGTGGATGATCTCCTGTTGTGGTGGGGGAATAGGGATCGGGCCTCAGCGCAGCATTTCCTGCAGGCCGAGAATCATGGCGGTGATGGTGCCGCCGATCAGGGTGGTGAGGATCGCGCGGCGGGTATGGCGCCCGACCGCCTCGTGGGTCTCGCGCTGCCGGCGCAGGAACTGCCGGTCCTTCTGGTATTCCGGATCCGACGAACGCAGGCGGGCCTCGCGCAGCCAGTCGGCATCCTGACGGACCGAACGCGGGTCCTGGGCATCGAAGCCGAGCCGCTCCAGGACGTCGGCGACCGCCCGCCGGGCCGCCGCTTCGGCGGCCTCCTGGACGATGCGGTGCAGGTAATCCTCGCTCAGATGGGCTGCGGGCATAGGGGGGACATTCGGCCGGATCTCGGCCGTCGCGGAATCGCTCGCCGGCATGGCGGCCTCCTTTGTCGGGTGGATGGGGTTAGAGCGCGTCGTCGGGGTGCGGGGTGGCGCGCGCCGCCAGGGCGGCGGGGTCGGACTGATCGGGGGCGAAGGTCTCCGCCCGCAGCCGCAGGGAATAGCCACGGGCGGCCAGCCGATGGGTGACCCGGGTGATGCGCCAATCGGTCGGGATCTCCGGACGCCAGTCGGCCAGCCGCAGCCGACCTTCCGCAACGACGTCGGCGCGCCCGGGCAGTGTCAGCGACAGTTCCGCCTTGTTGCGTTCCCGGGTGTTGGTCTCCGTTCCGACGGCAGCGCGGGCCTCGGCCTCGGAGTGATGAATCCAGGTCACTTCTTCGAAGGGCGGGGATCCGCGTTCCACCGATCGGCGTTCGCCCGCCTCATGGTCCCACCACCAGGCGCGCATGCCACCGCCCTGCCCGGCCTCGCCGGATTCGCGCCGCGCGGCGTGGGTATAGGACCAAGTCGACACGTCACCGGGTGTCAGGGTCAGGACGTCGAGCGCCTCGCCCGTCGCCGCCCGGGCACGGCCACGCGGGGCGAGGATGAGCCAATCGCCATGCGGTCGGGCGACGGCATCGTGGCCGCGGGCGATCCGGTTGAGGAATGCAAGATCGGATTCGCCCTGCTGGTCCGCATGCGGCACCGGCAGATCGGCGAGTGCGGCGTCGACGCGCGGGTCGAGGCCATGGTCGCCCGCCACCCGCCGCGCGATGTCGCCCAGCGTCACCCGGTGCCAGGACCGGGATTGGCGCGAGCGAATCGGACCGGCCATGGCGGCGGCCCGCGCCTTGATGTCGAGCCGCGCCGGCGGACCAGCATAGCCCAACTCGTCGACCCGGTAATGACCGATCTCGGCCAGGCCGGTTTCGCGATAGCCGAGCCAGAGATCGAGCCGGGTCCCGATCGCCGGCAACGCCACCGGCCGTCCCTCGCCGTCCGGCCGATCGTCGATCTCCAGCGTCAGCCGGTCGGACTTGTC is a window from the Fodinicurvata sp. EGI_FJ10296 genome containing:
- the hisI gene encoding phosphoribosyl-AMP cyclohydrolase — encoded protein: MTQQLPQPAIDATLAELCFNSDGLVSAVAQQHDSGEVLMVAWMNADAVRETLKTSQVCYWSRSRSSLWRKGESSGQTQRLVGMRIDCDGDCLLLLVDQKGVACHTGRRSCFYREVGTQGPEIIHGVQTDPASLYGSA
- a CDS encoding ETC complex I subunit gives rise to the protein MADDERIASAYLRRSSGVGMTANVRIYKPAKTTMQSGRGKTKSWVLEYEPATPRRPEPLMGWVSAGDTLNQVTLRFETKEDAIAFAERKGLSYTVEPEHQRRVVPRNYADNFKRRPTA
- a CDS encoding glycosyl hydrolase 108 family protein, producing the protein MTPFDSALAFVLDHEGGFVNHPEDPGGATNQGITLATFRRWARRHGHHTPTVDELKAIPGATVRAIYRDDYWQALLGDELTPAVALITFDMGVNAGPDRAVRILQQTVGAIVDGKIGPQTVSYARREGDDPAILDEITARRLHYYGQLGHFGTFGLGWARRTVAARRAAEAIAVAG
- a CDS encoding contractile injection system protein, VgrG/Pvc8 family, translated to MSETPENWTPAFRLVADNTDITESIADRLVSLSVEDQAEDKSDRLTLEIDDRPDGEGRPVALPAIGTRLDLWLGYRETGLAEIGHYRVDELGYAGPPARLDIKARAAAMAGPIRSRQSRSWHRVTLGDIARRVAGDHGLDPRVDAALADLPVPHADQQGESDLAFLNRIARGHDAVARPHGDWLILAPRGRARAATGEALDVLTLTPGDVSTWSYTHAARRESGEAGQGGGMRAWWWDHEAGERRSVERGSPPFEEVTWIHHSEAEARAAVGTETNTRERNKAELSLTLPGRADVVAEGRLRLADWRPEIPTDWRITRVTHRLAARGYSLRLRAETFAPDQSDPAALAARATPHPDDAL
- a CDS encoding DNA adenine methylase, whose protein sequence is MNSKATGDTAFDDMRPVTPTLPVAPYLGGKRNLARRLTERIETIPHTTYAEAFVGMAGVFLRRRSAPKAEVINDYSRDVATFFRVIQRHYPAFRDMIRFQITTRAEFDRLTATDPKTLTDLERSARFLYLQATAFGGKVAGRTFGVTPQRPGRFDLTRLGPMLEDVHARLAGVTVECLPYDRFIPRYDRPGTLFYLDPPYWGCETDYGKGMFGRDDFARLAEILAAIQGRFLLSLNDRPALREIFAGFEQETVATRYSVKATGSTAPACELIISNV